In Microbacterium esteraromaticum, the following proteins share a genomic window:
- the manA gene encoding mannose-6-phosphate isomerase, class I yields the protein MLLSIANDPRDYAWGSTTLLAALEGRAPSASPEAEVWFGDHPGDPADVSTGGTLDAVTGGSLPYLLKLLAAADPLSIQVHPTREQAREGFARETGMDAGDPARNYRDANHKPELIVALSDRFEALAGLRPIAETQRLLASLPDSDGAREVSERLGAGDEATALRATIGWLLSGDAADEVAEIIAGLRAAESAEFADALHALRGIAERCPDDPGVVVAMLMNFVVLAPGEAIFLRAGLLHAYVSGLGVEIMAASDNVLRGGLTPKHIDIDELLAIVDTTPGVVSVQPSSGEVTTYDVPVSDFALRRVLVDGEYRAEVSGPTMVLATRGELTVSGVSDAGVPVAVGRAVFATADEPELLLRGTGEAFIAQPGAVV from the coding sequence ATGCTTCTCTCGATCGCGAATGACCCCCGTGACTACGCCTGGGGCTCGACCACTCTGCTGGCTGCGCTCGAAGGGCGCGCACCCTCGGCATCCCCCGAAGCGGAGGTGTGGTTCGGAGACCACCCCGGCGATCCCGCCGACGTCAGCACGGGCGGCACCCTCGACGCCGTCACCGGCGGATCGCTGCCGTACCTCCTCAAGCTGCTCGCCGCCGCCGACCCGCTCTCGATCCAGGTGCACCCGACTCGTGAGCAGGCTCGCGAGGGGTTCGCCCGGGAGACCGGGATGGATGCCGGTGACCCTGCGCGCAACTACCGCGACGCGAATCACAAGCCCGAGCTCATCGTCGCGCTGAGCGACCGCTTCGAGGCGCTTGCGGGGCTCCGCCCGATAGCAGAGACCCAGCGGCTCCTGGCATCCCTTCCCGACTCGGACGGCGCGCGCGAGGTGAGCGAGCGCCTCGGCGCGGGTGACGAGGCGACGGCGCTGCGTGCCACGATCGGCTGGCTGCTGTCTGGCGACGCCGCCGACGAGGTGGCGGAGATCATCGCCGGTCTGCGGGCAGCCGAATCGGCGGAGTTCGCCGACGCTCTGCACGCTCTGCGCGGAATCGCCGAGCGCTGCCCCGACGACCCGGGGGTGGTCGTTGCGATGCTGATGAACTTCGTGGTGCTGGCCCCCGGCGAGGCGATCTTCCTTCGAGCAGGGCTGCTGCACGCGTACGTGTCGGGTCTCGGCGTCGAGATCATGGCGGCCAGCGACAACGTGCTTCGTGGTGGACTGACGCCGAAGCACATCGACATCGACGAACTGCTCGCGATCGTCGACACCACCCCGGGCGTGGTGTCCGTGCAGCCGAGCAGCGGGGAGGTCACCACCTATGACGTGCCGGTGAGCGACTTCGCGCTGCGCCGTGTCCTCGTCGACGGCGAGTACCGAGCTGAGGTCAGCGGACCCACGATGGTGCTCGCCACGCGCGGTGAGCTGACGGTCTCGGGAGTGTCCGACGCGGGTGTCCCCGTCGCTGTGGGCAGGGCGGTGTTCGCGACAGCAGACGAGCCCGAACTGCTGCTGCGCGGGACCGGGGAGGCATTCATCGCACAGCCGGGTGCCGTCGTCTGA
- a CDS encoding WhiB family transcriptional regulator, with the protein MTGYRSDVPENWFVDPVNLGVPGVRRADAEDDGALAWQADALCAQTDPEAFFPEKGGSTRDAKRICTSCDVRGECLEYALNNDERFGIWGGLSERERRKLKRRAS; encoded by the coding sequence ATGACGGGTTACCGGTCAGACGTTCCCGAGAATTGGTTCGTCGATCCAGTGAATCTCGGCGTGCCCGGCGTACGCCGAGCAGACGCCGAGGATGACGGCGCACTCGCATGGCAGGCGGACGCGCTCTGCGCGCAGACCGACCCCGAGGCGTTCTTCCCCGAGAAGGGCGGCTCGACGCGAGATGCCAAGCGCATCTGCACGTCATGCGACGTACGGGGCGAGTGCCTCGAGTACGCGCTGAACAACGACGAGCGCTTCGGCATCTGGGGCGGTCTGAGCGAGCGCGAGCGCCGCAAGCTCAAGCGCCGCGCAAGCTGA